In a single window of the Anaerocolumna cellulosilytica genome:
- a CDS encoding GNAT family N-acetyltransferase: MRIRNIEPEEDAGRLLAMQFQLDLETIYMMLEPGERDDSKEKLESRLRGAVSNGSIILVAETSEKEIIGYIWAERGIPRRIRHSAYIVTGIRKSYRGRGIGTSLFKELEKQAKEKGITRLELTVIKENIPALNLYQKMGYRIEGEKPESLFIEGRFLDEYYMGKLIIKDEPAN, from the coding sequence ATGAGAATTCGAAATATTGAACCAGAAGAAGATGCAGGGAGACTACTTGCAATGCAATTTCAACTAGATTTGGAAACCATTTATATGATGTTGGAACCCGGTGAGCGGGATGATTCGAAAGAGAAGCTGGAAAGTCGTCTAAGGGGAGCTGTCAGCAACGGCTCCATAATTCTGGTGGCAGAGACAAGTGAAAAAGAAATCATTGGCTATATTTGGGCAGAACGGGGAATACCAAGGAGGATCAGACATAGTGCCTACATTGTAACCGGAATAAGGAAAAGCTATAGGGGCAGGGGAATAGGTACTTCTTTATTTAAAGAGTTGGAAAAACAAGCAAAGGAAAAAGGAATTACAAGGCTTGAACTGACTGTTATAAAAGAAAATATACCAGCTCTAAACTTATATCAAAAAATGGGTTACCGAATAGAAGGAGAAAAACCAGAATCACTTTTTATAGAGGGCAGATTTTTGGATGAATATTATATGGGTAAGCTTATAATAAAAGACGAACCTGCTAACTAG
- the ilvA gene encoding threonine ammonia-lyase has product MMTLDKFEEAAELVKKVTLRTKLIYSDYFSDTTGNKVFLKPENMQFTGAYKVRGAYYKISTLTEEEREKGLITASAGNHAQGVAYAAKMYQAKAVIVMPTTTPLIKVNRTKGYGAEVILHGDVYDDACQYALQLAEEKGYTFIHPFDDEVVSTGQGTIAMEIFQELPTVDVILVPIGGGGLAAGVSTLAKLLNPNIKVIGVEPMGANCMQESIKAGQVVTLHNIDTIADGTAVKTPGSNIFPYIQKNIDEVISIDDHELIVSFLDMIENHKMVVENSGLLTVAALKHLDFKNKKVVSILSGGNMDVITVSSIVQHGLIQRGRIFTVSVLLPDRPGELVNVANVIAASQGNVIRLDHNQFVSINRNSAVELTITMEAFGHEHKESIVAALKEKGYNPKIVQPKGTYN; this is encoded by the coding sequence ATGATGACTTTAGATAAATTTGAAGAAGCTGCGGAATTAGTCAAAAAAGTAACCTTGAGAACAAAGTTAATTTACAGCGATTATTTTTCAGATACCACTGGTAATAAAGTTTTTTTGAAACCTGAAAATATGCAGTTTACCGGTGCGTACAAGGTTCGCGGTGCTTATTATAAAATAAGCACTCTGACGGAGGAAGAAAGGGAAAAGGGATTGATTACCGCTTCAGCAGGAAACCATGCCCAGGGCGTGGCCTACGCTGCGAAAATGTATCAGGCGAAAGCAGTCATTGTAATGCCAACAACAACACCTTTAATTAAAGTGAATCGAACGAAGGGCTATGGGGCGGAAGTAATTCTTCATGGAGATGTCTATGATGATGCCTGTCAGTATGCGCTACAATTAGCAGAGGAAAAGGGGTATACTTTTATTCACCCGTTTGATGATGAAGTAGTATCTACCGGACAGGGTACCATTGCAATGGAAATATTTCAGGAACTTCCAACAGTTGATGTGATTTTAGTACCTATAGGTGGAGGTGGACTTGCCGCGGGCGTATCCACTCTGGCTAAGTTATTAAATCCCAATATCAAGGTTATCGGTGTAGAACCAATGGGAGCAAATTGTATGCAGGAATCTATAAAGGCTGGACAGGTTGTCACCTTACATAATATAGATACCATTGCAGACGGAACCGCTGTAAAAACTCCAGGAAGTAATATTTTCCCATATATTCAAAAGAATATAGATGAGGTTATTTCTATCGATGACCATGAGTTAATTGTAAGTTTTCTTGATATGATTGAAAATCACAAAATGGTTGTTGAAAATTCCGGTCTTCTAACGGTAGCTGCACTTAAGCACTTAGACTTTAAAAATAAGAAAGTAGTCTCTATATTAAGCGGTGGTAATATGGATGTAATAACGGTATCCTCTATTGTACAACATGGTTTAATTCAAAGAGGCCGAATATTTACGGTTTCAGTTCTTTTACCGGACCGTCCGGGTGAACTTGTTAATGTAGCTAATGTAATTGCAGCAAGTCAGGGGAATGTAATTCGTTTGGACCATAATCAGTTTGTTAGTATAAATCGTAACAGTGCAGTTGAACTAACAATAACGATGGAAGCTTTTGGACACGAACATAAGGAAAGTATAGTAGCTGCATTAAAAGAAAAAGGCTACAATCCTAAAATCGTACAACCCAAAGGAACTTATAATTAA
- the ftsY gene encoding signal recognition particle-docking protein FtsY, translating to MGEPKKGFFSKLVAGLSKTRDNIVAGIESIFTGFSNIDDDFYEELEEILIMADLGINTTAAIITDLKAKVKENKIKEPKECKELLIQSIMDQMDVSETAYEFENRKSIVLLIGVNGVGKTTSVGKLAGQLKDKGKKVIVAAADTFRAAAIEQLTEWSNRAGVDIIAQQEGSDPAAVIYDAVTAAKARNADVLICDTAGRLHNKKNLMEELKKIDRVITREFPDAYRETLVVLDGTTGQNALAQAKQFNEVAEITGIILTKLDGTAKGGIAIAIQSELGVPVKYIGIGEHIDDLQKFNAKDFVNALFN from the coding sequence ATGGGAGAACCAAAGAAAGGTTTTTTTAGTAAACTTGTTGCAGGGCTATCTAAGACAAGAGATAATATTGTTGCCGGAATAGAATCAATTTTTACTGGCTTTTCAAATATTGATGATGATTTCTATGAAGAGTTGGAAGAAATATTAATAATGGCTGATTTGGGTATAAATACAACGGCGGCTATTATTACTGATTTAAAAGCAAAAGTAAAAGAAAACAAAATTAAAGAACCAAAGGAATGTAAAGAGTTATTAATTCAAAGTATCATGGATCAGATGGATGTTAGTGAAACTGCCTATGAATTTGAAAATAGAAAATCCATTGTTCTCTTAATCGGTGTTAACGGTGTAGGCAAAACTACTTCTGTAGGTAAACTGGCAGGGCAGTTAAAAGATAAGGGCAAAAAGGTTATTGTTGCAGCAGCAGATACATTCCGTGCCGCAGCGATTGAGCAATTAACCGAATGGTCCAATCGTGCAGGTGTTGATATTATAGCCCAGCAGGAGGGCTCAGATCCGGCAGCGGTTATCTATGATGCTGTCACAGCAGCTAAGGCAAGGAATGCCGATGTATTAATTTGTGATACGGCAGGAAGACTCCACAATAAAAAGAACCTTATGGAAGAACTTAAAAAGATTGATAGAGTTATTACCAGGGAGTTTCCGGATGCATACCGTGAGACACTAGTCGTATTGGATGGAACCACAGGACAGAATGCATTAGCGCAGGCTAAACAATTCAATGAAGTTGCAGAAATTACAGGTATAATATTAACAAAACTGGATGGAACGGCAAAAGGAGGAATTGCAATTGCCATACAGTCAGAGCTGGGAGTTCCGGTAAAATATATCGGTATTGGAGAACATATTGATGACTTACAGAAATTCAACGCGAAAGATTTTGTAAACGCGCTGTTCAACTAA
- the smc gene encoding chromosome segregation protein SMC — MYLKSIEVHGFKSFANKIVFEFHNGITGIVGPNGSGKSNVADAVRWVLGEQSAKQLRGAKMEDVIFSGTEARKSMGYAYVAITINNEDHKLPIEYDEVTVARRVYRSGESEYLINGNSCRLRDVQELFLDTGIGKEGYSIIGQGQIEKILSGKPEDRRELFDEAAGIVKFKKRKAAAERNLEEEKQNLHRINDILREIEKQIGPLEQQSQVAREYLKLRDELRILDVNLFLLENEKVQELKLQLDEKLKIAQESLSASNLNYESIKVEFEKLELQIEQCNAALESNKTSLNEFKLRKEKKEGEIKVLKEQISSVEQNDKHYQSRLWSIDEELNGKNGELESFVSIKKEVDEKLDSLDDAQTGINSELEGVRADITEYTKQIENCNAEIFKYLSDNSSLKTNLQRYETILEQNNIKKVELNQKLLRNKSEEAFIDIAIQEQEEKLAIITGQIKAVIEDNQKLENIISVSQHKLEQISAEITQKQQQYHIEHSRLESLKNLTERYEGYGNSIRKIMEKKETQAGIIGVVADIIKTESKYETAIETALGGNIQNIVTDNEETAKKLIEYLKRDKLGRATFLPLTSISGKEGGRHEKLLSEKGVLGYANQLVQTEEKFRELMIYLLGRSLVVDTIENALILARKNNYSLRIVTLDGELLNPGGSLSGGAYKNNSNLLGRRREIEELERKASELQIAVNTLDLEKEHQKKDRSEASGALEKNKTVLHEIYLTQNTVKMSLSQEEKKKKDGRLIYEEITKEIKEIERQSIELNDNIDKLKLELHSNEEKSKENEHNIEIVNELLNAKKQDEQKIAEKISNIRIDFSALEQKNQNVLENIRRVKKDLEKLYEEKNQLNKNILEAAEQIREKYTGIENTETEIEDLNIKLTELESAIHQTNETREKIGNAHKSSFGRREELSREINELDKEVFRLGNQLEKIAEQVDERLNYMWEEYELTYHTALEYKAEAMDNLNQMKKDIQDVKTAIKALGDVNVNAIDDFKNLSERYIFLKTQRDDLEKAEETLLEIIAELDIEMRKQFEDKFKLIKEQFDIVFKELFGGGKATLELTEEEDILEAGIIITSQPPGKKLQNMMQLSGGEKALTAISLLFAIQNLKPSPFCLLDEIEAALDDSNVKRFAKYLHKLTKDTQFIIITHRRGTMNAADILYGITMQEKGVSTLVSVNLIENDLEK; from the coding sequence ATGTATTTAAAAAGTATAGAGGTCCATGGCTTTAAATCCTTTGCCAATAAAATAGTTTTTGAGTTTCATAATGGAATTACAGGTATTGTTGGTCCTAATGGAAGTGGCAAAAGTAATGTTGCCGATGCCGTACGCTGGGTTCTGGGTGAACAGAGTGCCAAGCAGCTAAGAGGCGCCAAGATGGAAGATGTTATATTCTCAGGTACGGAAGCCAGAAAGTCTATGGGTTATGCCTATGTTGCTATTACCATCAATAATGAGGACCATAAGCTTCCGATAGAGTATGATGAGGTTACTGTTGCCAGAAGAGTATATCGGTCAGGAGAAAGCGAGTATCTTATTAATGGTAACAGTTGTAGACTCCGTGATGTACAGGAGCTATTCTTGGATACGGGTATCGGAAAAGAAGGCTATTCTATTATCGGGCAGGGACAGATAGAAAAAATTCTAAGTGGAAAGCCGGAAGATAGAAGGGAATTATTTGATGAAGCGGCTGGTATTGTAAAATTTAAAAAGAGAAAAGCGGCAGCAGAGCGTAACCTGGAAGAAGAAAAGCAGAATCTGCACCGCATAAATGATATATTGCGTGAAATTGAAAAGCAAATTGGTCCCTTAGAACAGCAGTCTCAAGTGGCAAGAGAATATTTAAAGCTTCGTGATGAATTGAGAATTCTAGATGTTAATCTATTCTTACTGGAGAATGAAAAAGTCCAGGAGTTAAAACTTCAATTAGATGAAAAATTAAAAATTGCTCAGGAATCTCTATCTGCTTCCAACTTAAACTATGAATCCATAAAAGTAGAATTTGAAAAACTGGAATTACAGATTGAACAATGTAATGCAGCATTAGAATCAAATAAAACTTCTCTAAATGAGTTTAAACTTAGAAAAGAAAAAAAAGAAGGCGAAATTAAAGTCTTAAAAGAACAGATATCATCTGTCGAGCAAAACGACAAGCATTATCAGTCCAGGCTTTGGAGCATTGACGAGGAGCTTAATGGTAAGAATGGTGAACTGGAAAGTTTTGTTAGTATCAAGAAAGAAGTTGATGAAAAGCTAGATTCTCTGGATGATGCACAGACGGGAATAAATAGCGAACTTGAAGGTGTTCGTGCTGATATAACTGAATATACAAAACAGATTGAAAATTGCAATGCTGAAATATTTAAGTATTTAAGTGATAATTCCTCTTTAAAAACGAACTTGCAAAGATATGAAACAATCTTAGAACAGAATAACATAAAAAAGGTCGAATTAAATCAAAAACTCCTTCGTAATAAAAGTGAAGAAGCTTTTATTGATATTGCGATTCAGGAACAGGAAGAAAAACTTGCAATTATAACCGGACAGATAAAGGCTGTAATTGAGGATAATCAGAAATTGGAAAATATAATTTCTGTAAGCCAGCATAAATTGGAGCAAATCAGTGCTGAAATTACACAAAAGCAGCAACAATATCATATTGAACATTCCAGGCTAGAATCTTTAAAAAATCTCACGGAACGTTATGAAGGGTATGGAAATAGTATTCGTAAGATTATGGAAAAGAAAGAAACTCAGGCAGGTATCATTGGTGTAGTGGCAGATATTATAAAAACCGAATCAAAATATGAAACAGCAATTGAAACTGCTCTGGGCGGAAATATTCAGAATATAGTTACGGATAATGAAGAAACTGCTAAGAAGCTAATAGAATATCTGAAGCGGGACAAGCTTGGTCGGGCTACTTTTCTACCCTTAACCAGTATATCTGGAAAAGAAGGGGGCAGACACGAAAAACTGTTATCGGAAAAAGGAGTGTTAGGTTATGCCAATCAGCTTGTACAAACAGAAGAAAAATTTCGTGAGTTAATGATATATCTTCTTGGAAGAAGCTTAGTGGTTGATACCATTGAGAATGCTTTGATTTTGGCGAGGAAAAACAACTATTCTCTTCGAATTGTGACATTGGATGGAGAATTATTAAATCCAGGTGGCTCCTTATCTGGTGGAGCGTATAAGAATAACAGCAATCTTCTCGGGCGACGCCGTGAGATTGAGGAATTGGAACGAAAAGCTTCAGAATTACAAATAGCTGTTAATACCCTTGATTTGGAAAAGGAACATCAGAAAAAAGATAGAAGTGAAGCAAGCGGGGCATTGGAAAAGAATAAAACAGTTCTTCATGAAATCTATCTTACCCAAAATACTGTTAAAATGAGTCTTAGCCAGGAAGAAAAAAAGAAGAAAGATGGCAGACTAATTTACGAGGAAATTACAAAAGAGATAAAAGAAATTGAAAGACAAAGCATAGAATTAAATGACAATATAGATAAGTTAAAACTGGAACTACACTCTAATGAAGAGAAGAGTAAGGAAAACGAGCATAATATTGAAATCGTAAACGAATTATTAAATGCAAAAAAACAAGATGAACAAAAAATTGCTGAAAAGATTTCAAATATCCGTATTGATTTTTCGGCTCTGGAACAAAAAAATCAGAATGTCTTAGAAAATATCAGGCGTGTTAAAAAAGATTTGGAAAAACTGTATGAGGAAAAGAATCAGTTAAATAAAAATATTCTTGAGGCAGCAGAACAGATAAGAGAAAAGTATACAGGCATAGAGAATACAGAGACAGAGATTGAGGATTTGAACATAAAACTTACAGAGTTGGAGTCTGCAATACATCAAACGAATGAAACCAGAGAGAAAATTGGAAATGCACATAAAAGCTCTTTTGGTCGTAGGGAAGAACTATCCCGAGAGATTAATGAGCTGGATAAAGAAGTTTTCCGATTAGGAAATCAATTGGAGAAAATTGCTGAGCAGGTAGATGAAAGATTAAACTACATGTGGGAAGAATATGAACTAACGTATCACACTGCTTTGGAATATAAGGCGGAGGCGATGGATAATCTTAACCAGATGAAAAAAGATATTCAGGATGTAAAAACTGCAATCAAAGCACTAGGGGATGTCAATGTCAATGCCATTGATGATTTTAAGAATCTATCAGAACGCTATATATTCCTAAAAACCCAGCGTGACGATTTAGAAAAGGCAGAAGAAACACTACTAGAAATCATTGCTGAACTGGATATAGAGATGCGTAAACAGTTTGAGGATAAATTCAAATTAATTAAAGAACAGTTTGATATTGTGTTTAAAGAGCTGTTTGGTGGTGGTAAAGCTACACTAGAGCTGACAGAGGAAGAAGATATACTAGAGGCAGGTATCATTATAACCTCACAGCCACCGGGTAAAAAACTACAGAATATGATGCAGTTATCAGGTGGAGAAAAGGCTTTAACTGCCATATCCCTATTGTTTGCCATACAGAACTTAAAGCCATCTCCATTTTGTCTTCTGGATGAGATTGAGGCAGCTTTAGATGATTCAAACGTAAAACGTTTTGCCAAGTATTTACATAAATTAACAAAGGATACACAATTTATTATTATCACCCATCGTAGAGGAACAATGAATGCGGCTGATATTTTATATGGTATAACAATGCAGGAAAAGGGTGTATCAACATTGGTATCCGTTAATTTAATTGAAAATGATTTAGAGAAATAA
- the rnc gene encoding ribonuclease III, producing the protein MNKSEELILEKLRKFEDIIDYRFRDRKILKHALTHSSYANEKRMNKLDNNERLEFLGDAVLELVTSEYLFQKNSKMPEGDLTKLRARLVCEQTLAACARDIRVGTFLLLGKGEAATGGRDRLSILSDAMEAIIGAIYLDGGFTNAKEFICKYILSDVENKKLFFDSKTILQEIVQSEFKEQLSYELIKEEGPDHNKQFTVVALVNDLELGVGVGKTKKAAEQEAAYQSILKMNKKKMILPGESLH; encoded by the coding sequence ATGAATAAATCGGAAGAGCTTATATTGGAAAAACTGAGAAAATTTGAAGATATTATAGACTATAGATTCCGTGACAGAAAAATACTAAAACATGCTCTGACTCATAGCTCTTATGCGAATGAAAAAAGGATGAATAAGCTGGATAATAACGAGCGGCTGGAGTTTTTAGGAGATGCAGTATTAGAATTAGTTACCAGCGAGTATTTATTTCAGAAAAATAGTAAGATGCCGGAAGGGGATTTAACTAAGTTAAGAGCAAGGCTAGTATGTGAACAAACTTTGGCTGCCTGTGCCAGGGACATTAGAGTGGGTACGTTTCTTTTACTTGGAAAGGGAGAAGCTGCAACAGGAGGCAGAGATCGTCTTTCTATATTGTCAGATGCAATGGAAGCAATTATTGGAGCTATCTATTTAGACGGTGGTTTTACTAATGCAAAAGAGTTTATCTGCAAATATATTCTGTCAGATGTTGAGAATAAAAAGCTCTTTTTCGATAGCAAGACTATCTTGCAGGAGATTGTTCAAAGCGAATTTAAAGAACAATTATCCTATGAATTAATCAAAGAAGAAGGACCGGATCATAATAAACAGTTTACGGTAGTCGCTTTGGTAAATGACCTGGAATTAGGGGTTGGTGTAGGTAAGACGAAGAAGGCAGCAGAGCAGGAAGCCGCATATCAATCCATCCTTAAGATGAATAAGAAAAAAATGATATTACCGGGTGAAAGTCTGCATTAG
- the acpP gene encoding acyl carrier protein yields MEFEKLQKIIGEVLNVDADEITLETTFVDDLGADSLDIFQIIMGIEEEFDIEIANEEAENIVTVGDAVDQIKNALN; encoded by the coding sequence ATGGAATTTGAAAAATTACAAAAAATTATTGGCGAAGTATTAAATGTAGATGCAGACGAGATTACACTGGAAACAACATTTGTTGATGACTTGGGAGCAGACTCTTTAGATATCTTCCAGATTATCATGGGAATAGAAGAAGAGTTTGACATTGAAATTGCGAATGAAGAAGCTGAAAATATTGTTACTGTTGGTGATGCAGTAGATCAAATCAAAAACGCACTTAACTAA
- the plsX gene encoding phosphate acyltransferase PlsX, producing MDKSVRVAVDAMGGDNAPGQIVKGAVEAINERKDIKVFLVGKEAEIRSELKQYSYDYDRIIVVNADEVITNDEAPVMAIRRKKNSSVVVALSLVKNGEADAFVSAGSTGAVLVGGQLIVGRIKGIERPPLAPLIPTVNGVSLLIDCGANVDARPSHLVQFAKMGSVYMENVIGIKNPRVAIVNIGTEEEKGNMLVKETFPLLKNCNDINFIGSIEAREIPNGGADVIVCEAFVGNVILKLYEGLGGALIGKIKTGLMSTTKSKIGAMLCKSALKETLKSFDASSYGGAPMLGLKGLVVKSHGNSKSVEVKNSILQCITFTEQKINEKIRLNIQEEE from the coding sequence ATGGACAAAAGTGTGAGAGTTGCAGTAGACGCAATGGGCGGAGACAATGCTCCTGGACAGATTGTGAAAGGTGCCGTAGAAGCTATTAACGAAAGGAAAGATATAAAAGTTTTTTTAGTCGGAAAGGAAGCTGAAATCCGGTCAGAGTTGAAGCAATACAGCTATGATTATGACCGAATTATAGTGGTGAATGCAGACGAGGTTATTACTAATGATGAAGCCCCTGTTATGGCAATCCGTCGTAAAAAAAATTCTTCCGTCGTTGTAGCTTTAAGTTTGGTCAAAAACGGTGAAGCAGATGCTTTTGTATCAGCTGGCAGCACTGGAGCAGTTCTGGTTGGAGGACAGTTAATAGTTGGGAGAATAAAAGGGATTGAACGCCCTCCGTTAGCACCGTTGATACCAACAGTGAATGGTGTATCCTTACTTATTGATTGTGGGGCTAATGTTGATGCCAGACCGTCACATTTAGTTCAGTTTGCAAAAATGGGTTCTGTTTATATGGAAAACGTAATCGGTATAAAAAATCCCAGAGTTGCAATCGTGAATATAGGTACGGAAGAAGAAAAAGGGAATATGTTGGTAAAGGAAACTTTTCCGTTACTTAAAAACTGTAATGATATTAATTTCATTGGAAGTATTGAAGCGAGAGAGATTCCCAACGGTGGCGCAGATGTAATTGTCTGTGAAGCATTTGTGGGAAATGTTATTTTAAAGTTATATGAAGGTTTAGGTGGTGCTTTGATAGGCAAAATTAAAACCGGCCTTATGAGTACTACAAAAAGTAAGATTGGGGCTATGCTCTGTAAATCGGCTTTAAAAGAAACCTTAAAATCTTTTGACGCTTCTAGTTATGGTGGAGCGCCGATGCTTGGACTCAAAGGATTAGTGGTAAAATCCCACGGCAATTCCAAGAGTGTAGAAGTTAAGAATTCAATTCTCCAATGTATTACATTTACAGAACAAAAAATAAATGAAAAAATAAGGCTAAATATTCAGGAAGAAGAATAA
- a CDS encoding CheR family methyltransferase, with protein MADNYEIFKNQVFAITKIDLSSYKERQMKRRIDALIAKHRITSYSDYIETIRKNPVMFEEFVNYLTINVSEFYRNPEQWKLLEQDVLPYLFNRFGNNLKIWSAACSTGDEPYSLVMLLSKFMPLSRIKVIATDIDKQVLEKAKLGLYNVKSLKGLPPEFLTKYFREINNSTYQIADSIKACVEFRQHNLLKDEYPGQCDLIVCRNVLIYFTEDAKNTIYKKFNSSLKKDGILFVGSTEQIIQPQNLQYTTYKSFFYKKS; from the coding sequence TTGGCGGATAATTACGAAATATTTAAAAATCAGGTTTTTGCGATAACCAAAATAGATTTAAGCTCTTATAAAGAACGTCAAATGAAGCGTAGAATTGACGCATTAATAGCAAAACACAGAATTACATCTTATTCCGACTATATTGAAACCATACGCAAGAATCCGGTTATGTTTGAAGAGTTTGTAAATTATCTCACTATTAATGTCTCAGAGTTTTATCGTAACCCGGAACAGTGGAAGCTTCTGGAACAAGACGTGTTACCATATCTGTTTAACAGATTTGGAAACAATTTAAAAATCTGGAGTGCTGCTTGTTCAACTGGGGATGAACCGTATTCATTGGTTATGCTGCTGTCAAAGTTCATGCCTTTGTCACGTATTAAAGTAATTGCTACGGACATAGATAAACAGGTTTTGGAGAAAGCTAAATTAGGTCTTTATAATGTTAAGAGTCTAAAGGGTCTCCCGCCTGAGTTTTTGACTAAATATTTTCGGGAAATTAACAACAGTACTTATCAGATAGCAGATAGTATTAAGGCGTGTGTCGAGTTCAGGCAACATAATCTTTTAAAGGATGAATACCCCGGTCAGTGTGATTTGATTGTATGCAGGAATGTTCTTATCTACTTTACGGAAGATGCAAAGAATACGATTTACAAAAAATTCAATTCTTCCCTCAAAAAGGATGGTATTTTGTTTGTAGGAAGTACGGAGCAGATTATACAGCCTCAAAATCTTCAATATACAACTTATAAGTCATTCTTTTATAAAAAAAGCTAG
- the rpsA gene encoding 30S ribosomal protein S1, producing MSEMSFEQLLEESLKTIQNGEVVEGTVIRVKEDEIVLNIGYKADGIITRSEFTNTPNADLTTAVKEGDVLQAKVLKVNDGEGQVLLTYKRLAAEKGSKRLEEAFNNKEVLTAKVAAVLEGGLSVIVDETRVFIPASLVSDGYEKNLGKYAGQDVEFVISEFNPKKRRIIGDRKQLIVAKKQAMQKELFERISAGMTVEGVVKNVTDFGAFIDLGGADGLLHISEMSWGRVENPKKVFKVGDTVKVLIKDISGEKIALSLKFEDENPWIKASEKYAVGNVVTGKVARMTDFGAFVELEPGVDALLHVSQISREHVEKPADVLKAGQEITARVVDFNNDEKKISLSIKALDETAETNDAESADAVTEE from the coding sequence ATGTCAGAAATGAGTTTTGAACAATTATTGGAGGAATCATTAAAAACAATACAAAACGGAGAGGTAGTAGAGGGCACTGTAATACGTGTAAAAGAAGACGAGATTGTCTTAAATATAGGCTACAAGGCTGATGGTATCATTACCAGAAGTGAATTTACGAACACACCAAATGCTGATTTAACTACAGCCGTTAAAGAAGGTGATGTATTACAGGCAAAGGTACTTAAAGTTAATGATGGAGAAGGACAAGTTCTATTAACTTATAAGAGATTGGCTGCTGAAAAAGGAAGTAAACGTTTAGAAGAAGCATTTAACAATAAGGAAGTATTAACTGCTAAAGTAGCTGCTGTATTAGAAGGTGGCTTAAGTGTTATAGTGGATGAAACAAGAGTGTTTATTCCTGCAAGCTTAGTTTCCGATGGATATGAAAAAAACTTAGGTAAATATGCAGGACAGGATGTTGAATTTGTTATCAGTGAATTCAATCCGAAAAAGAGAAGAATTATCGGTGATCGTAAACAATTAATCGTTGCTAAGAAACAAGCTATGCAAAAAGAGTTATTCGAAAGAATCAGTGCAGGTATGACTGTTGAAGGCGTAGTTAAGAATGTAACTGATTTTGGTGCCTTTATTGATCTTGGTGGTGCAGATGGACTTCTTCATATTTCTGAAATGTCTTGGGGTAGAGTAGAAAATCCTAAAAAGGTATTTAAAGTAGGCGATACGGTTAAAGTATTAATCAAAGACATCTCCGGAGAAAAGATTGCACTGAGTTTAAAATTTGAAGATGAAAATCCTTGGATTAAAGCTTCAGAAAAATATGCTGTAGGAAATGTAGTAACTGGAAAAGTGGCTAGAATGACAGATTTCGGTGCTTTTGTTGAGTTAGAACCCGGCGTGGATGCGTTACTTCATGTATCCCAGATTTCCAGAGAGCATGTTGAAAAACCAGCAGATGTATTAAAAGCCGGTCAGGAAATTACTGCAAGGGTTGTTGATTTTAATAACGATGAAAAGAAAATCAGCTTAAGCATTAAAGCTCTTGATGAAACTGCTGAAACAAATGATGCAGAAAGTGCAGACGCTGTTACAGAAGAATAA